A region of the Clostridium estertheticum subsp. estertheticum genome:
GCAGAGAATATTGCTACTTTTTCTCTTCCCTCAACCTCATCATGCCAACCACATACCACAATTTTTCCAGGCTCTACTCCCTCAAATTCTTCTAATTTAAACTCGATGTCATGAGCAAAGAAATTTTGTCCATTAACAAAAATTATATCTTTAATACGACCTGTTACACATAACTTACCCTCAATCATAAAACCAGTATCTCCTGTTTTTAACCAATCATCTTGAAAAAATTTGCTTGTTGCTTCAGGGTTATAAATGTAACCTGAGGTAACATTGTCCCCTTTTATTTGAATTTCTCCTAATTGCTTTTCTACAACTATTTCCCCATTCTCATCTACTATACGCACTTCCATACCAGGAACTGGGTATCCCTCACTTGCCACATAAAATGAATCAACATCATTTTCACTAACTTCTTTTGCTACCTTATTGGTTATAAGGCTATTTCTGCTAATACAATGGCTTTCAGGTCTTGTGTTTGTAGTTGGAAAAGTAACTGCGAGGCATGCTTCGGCCATTCCATAGACCAAGAACATGCTCGTTGCTGGTAATTTACAAATAGCTAATTTATCCATAAATTCTCTTATAAGTGGTATTGAAATAGGTTCTGCTCCATTAAATATCAATCTTAAACGACTCAAATCCCAAGTTGCAAGGTGCTTATCTGTTATTTTTTTAAGTAATAATCTATATCCAAAATTAGGACTAGAAGTTAAACTAATCTTATGCTGAACAATCAAATCAAACCACCTTGTTGGCCTCTTTACAAAATCCACTGGATGCATGTTTATCTGAAACATACCTAAAGCAATTAATGTAAGATGACAACCAATTAAACCCATATCATGATAATAAGGCATCCATGAAAGAAATCTATCCTCTGATGTAAAACCAGCAGCATCAATAATGCCTTCTATATTAGTTAACAAGTTTTTATGTGTCAGAATCACTCCCTTGGGGGTGTTTGTACTTCCTGAACTAAATTGTATTAAAGCAGGCTTATCTGATGTAGACATGTCAATTGAACCTTTAACTGTACTTTGCCTTAAAACTGATATATTTAACATTAGCATATCTTTGCAATCTGAATATGAATCATTATTTTCTATACCGCAAATCATGGTATCATCACTTATTATTACAGGTTTTTTAAGTGTATTCCACACATTTATAAGCTTTTCTAAAGAAGCATTTTTTTCTTTAAATGATGATGGAGGAGTAATTGGTGCAGGTATAATTCCACCAAGGATACAAGCCCAGAAGCTAACAGCAAAATCAATGTTATTTTCGAAAGAAAGTATTGCAAAATCATCTCGTTTTAAACCACTTTTTTGAAGTTTACCTAAACTGTAAATGGCTTTTTCAAGTAATTGTTCATATGTTAAGAAAATTTCATCATTATTTTGAATGAACAATATTCCCTTATCCTTTTGGTTTTCTGAAGCCTCTATTAATAAGTTACCAATATTCATTTTGCCTGAGTATTTACCAGTTATAGGTTTTCCAGATGAAATTGACATTTTTATATCTATAGCAGCCTTAGTTACTTTTTTATTGTTCATATGTGCATCTCCTTAATCATAGTTTTTCAAGTCATAACTTTATTTAAACAACTGTCTTTGAATCATCATTACTTCTTTTAACAAAGGTTGTAAAAAGAAATATAACAAAAATTAATAAACATACGCTAAAAATATAACCATCTCCAAACAAACTCATAGCTGTGGATGAAACAATTGGACCTATAGTTGACCCAATCCCATAAGATGAAGTAAACAATGAAGTTCCAGAAGATATTTCTTTACTACCAAGATTCTGAACTGTAACTGCCAAAGATAATGGGTATATAGGTCCAATCACAAACCCAGATAAGAAAGAAAAAATTAATCGTAACTCAAAACTATTGGAAACTATAATGCCTAAAACCGTAAATATAGAGATAAAGATAATTATTATCAAAGTTTTGTTATGACCAAACTTATCTGAAATATAAGTCATAGGCATAGTTCCTACAATGCTTCCAACTACAAATATCGCCAAAGCATATCCAAGGTTTGTTAAACTATAATGCTTATGAAGAAGAAAAATAGGATAAAGGGTAATTAAAGTTGTTTCTGTAAAACCATATAGAAACGCACCTTGAAGCCCAATAGTTATTTTTTTAAATACATTTTCTTTTAGTTTTGCAGGAAATATAAGTTTTTCTTTAAAATTAAGTTTTAAAATTATTGGACACAATAAAAGTGAAGCTATAGGAATCATAAAAGGAACCCACGATTTATACATATAAAGCTTTGGACCTATAATAGAACTTAGTACAAAACCTATAGCAAAATAGAATGAATACAAACCACTTACCATCCCTCTTGTATCATCTTCTGTTAAATTCTGAAGCATTGTCTGAACTCCAACTATATTAAAACTTATCCCAAAACCCATAATCACCATTAGCAAAAATAAAACATATAAACTTGAAACAAATGGAAAGATACCACAAGCTGTTGCAGAAACTAATGATCCTACTAATATAATTCCTTTAATATTTTTGTTTCTCATATTTTTATCTAAATAAGCTGAACCTATTGACATAAAAAGAAAAAAAGAAGAAGAAACTATTCCAATCCAAAAGCTTCCCACATTGATTTGCTCAAGGTGAGTGGACGCAAGGGGATTAATAATCCCCATTGCAATTCCAATAAATAAGCCTATTATATAGAGAATCCATTTATTTTTTCCAAACAACAAATATATTTTTCCTTTTAAGCCCATAATACTCTGTATTACCCCCTTATTTTTTATTTAGTGCAGCCTTTACAGCTGGTGTTTGCTGTGATCCAAACCAATACATATCTTGCTTCCCAAATATTTTTATTGCTTCTCCAGTAATATAATCCGACTTGTTTGATGCTAAGAATATAGCTAAATCAGAGATTTTTTCGGGTGGCATAGCATTCTTTCTAAATGCACCTGGAGCCATATCTGTATCCACAAAAGCCGGGCAAATTGAGTTTACCTGAATATTACTCATCTTAAATTCTTCAGCCAAGGATCTGGTAAGCCCTAGGATTGCATGTTTTGATGCTGTGTAAGCACTCATTAGAGGATAGCCAATAAATGATGAATCAGAACCCAAATTGATAATTTTACCTGACTTTTGTTTTACAAAATGAGGAATAACTAAATGGCACAAATTAAAGCTGCCAAACAAATTAACTTCCACTATTCGCTTCCACTCATCCTCTTTAGTATCAGTAAACGAATCCATTTTTGTTATTCCTGCATTATTTACAAGGATATCTATCTTTCCAAAGACAGATATAACTTTATTTACAGCATCACTTACTGCATTATAATCACTGATGTCCGCTCTTATAGATATAACTTTACCGCCAATTGTCTGAATCTCTAGTGTTGTTTCTTCTAGTTCACTGCTTGTCCTTGAGATAATAGCTATTTGAGCATCTTCTTTAGCCATTTCAATAGCAATAGTTCTTCCAATCCCTCTACCACCACCGGTTATAATTGCAACTTTTCCAAATAGACTACCATGTTTTTTATTCTCTTTTATTAACGAAAGAGGTTTTAAAGTCTTATGTTCTTGTAAACTTTCTCTATTATTAGTATAGGAAAACATTTCATTGGTAGCTTTAATATATTGATTCCCAAGTTGCATTATAGTTGATGCACTATACATGTTCTTAGAATATTCTATTTCTAGATTTAATTCACCGCCCACTATAGAAAAGAAAAACTCAATTGATGAAATTCTTTTTTGCTTAGGATGTGAATATCTTCTATCGACCCCATCCGTCGAAAACTCAAAAACATTATACTCTGGAATATCTCTATTTCCCAAATAATTTGCCCTTAGAGATGTTAATTTTAAGTCCGGGTACAAATGCGCTGGTAAACTATCCGAAACTAAATCATAGCTTATACCTTTAAGCGGAACACTCTCCATTCCATTTTTTATTTTTTGGACTGTTTCATACCAATCTTCATTGTCTCCTATACTAATTCCCAGTGGGTAGTTTATTGCAAAATTTCCTGCCGTCTCAAAGAAAGTATTATTATTTCCTAAATCCCTCCCATTCATCCTATGACTAACTACTATCCATGATTTGTTATATAACTTTTGAAGCATTCTATAAAGAGAAGCAAGTATAATTGGATATACATTCGCTTCAAAACATTGTTTTGCTGTTGTCAAAAGTATCTTAGTTTCCGCCTTATCTAACTTGAATTTTTTTGTTATAGTAGATTCCTCAGTATTGTTACCTAAATTAAAATCTGTAGGAATTTTAAAAGAATATGCTTCTGATGGAAATTGTTTTTTATAATAATCCACAAATTCCATGCATTTATTTCTTTTTTCTTCATTAACCTGAAGAACAAAATCCTTGTATGATTTTGAATTTTCAAGTTTAACCTTTTTATTTCCTAAAATAAGTTGCTCATAGATTTTCCATATATCCTTAAACAAAAGCTGATTCGTTGTAACATCAGAAATAAGGTGATGCCCTATCACAGAAATATCATAAAGAGAATCATTTACCTTTATAACAACCACTTTCCACAGAGGCCATTTGTCTACTTTTAGCCCTAATATAATTATGTCAATTAAATTCTTGACCTCATTATTTCTTTCCTCATTATTCATATGAGATCCGTCATAAAAATCTGCTTCTACCATTTGATCTTGTGGCAAAAATTTCTGCAACCACTTTCCATCTTTATCAACTAATACACTTCTTAAAGCATCGCGACTATTAGTTACTATAGAAAGAGCTCTATTAAAAAGTGTATAATCTAGAGGCTGTTTATATAAGAATCTTGTATAACCAGTCCACTGGTATGGATAATCAAAATAGCTCATTAACCAGTTTTGTGCCGGTGATAGGGATATTTCATTAACTGCTAATTCATTAGTATCCTTCCCTTTTAGCTTTCTTTGAGATAATTCAATTAAAGCTTTTCTATCTAGCTTCCCATTAGGTGTCTTTGGTAAAACATTTATCCACTCAAAATGGTGAGGAATCATATAATATGGAAGCTTTTTTGATATACATTCTTTTAACTCGCTATCAGTAACTTCATTTCCGCATAACCAAGCAATCAACTGTTTCTGACCATCGATATAGTCCATCGCGATTACAGCGGCTTCATCTACGCAGGAGTGACCTCCAAGTACTGATTCAATTTCTCCTAATTCAACTCTAAATCCTCTTATTTTTACTTGATTGTCTATTCTACCAAGATAGTCATAGCTTCCATCTGCACCCCTTGAGGTTAAATCTCCCGTTCGATATAAATATTCTCCTGGAACGTCCTTAAAAGGATTAGGTTTAAAAGCTTCCTCTGTTTTATGTTTATTATTCTTATAGCCTTTTGCAATTTGAATACCACCAATCCAAAGTTCCCCTATTTCTCCATCAGGGAGTTCCTTCATATTTTTATCTAAATTTTTTATAAATACATTCGTAATTGGTTTACCTATTGGAATACTATTTTCTCCGTTACTCCCAGGTCTTTTGTCTATTATATGACATGTAACATCAATAGATGCCTCAGTAGGTCCGTAAAGGTTTGCAAGGCCTATAGACATGCCTCGCTTGTCTATCCATTTTTGTAATATTGGCATTGGGAGAGCTTCGCCACTAAAAATAAGCCATCTTAAATCATTGAAATTATAATCATCATCATGTATTGCGTTTACGAATTCACCAAATAATGATGGTACAAAATGCATTATATTTATCTTTGTATCTATTAACCACTTCGCAAGACCCCATGGATTTTTTACAGTTTCTGATCTAATAGGACATACTGTT
Encoded here:
- a CDS encoding MFS transporter; translated protein: MGLKGKIYLLFGKNKWILYIIGLFIGIAMGIINPLASTHLEQINVGSFWIGIVSSSFFLFMSIGSAYLDKNMRNKNIKGIILVGSLVSATACGIFPFVSSLYVLFLLMVIMGFGISFNIVGVQTMLQNLTEDDTRGMVSGLYSFYFAIGFVLSSIIGPKLYMYKSWVPFMIPIASLLLCPIILKLNFKEKLIFPAKLKENVFKKITIGLQGAFLYGFTETTLITLYPIFLLHKHYSLTNLGYALAIFVVGSIVGTMPMTYISDKFGHNKTLIIIIFISIFTVLGIIVSNSFELRLIFSFLSGFVIGPIYPLSLAVTVQNLGSKEISSGTSLFTSSYGIGSTIGPIVSSTAMSLFGDGYIFSVCLLIFVIFLFTTFVKRSNDDSKTVV
- a CDS encoding non-ribosomal peptide synthetase; amino-acid sequence: MYINEKNGADIKTQVYELISNITGHKTLDLDCEMFLESDLGIDSIKMVTLMNGLMKSVPAEELENFTSKYPITYLMSLQTIGEIVLMFEGFYNVESLSQDETDELIILNSQYPFLVSYWSVGTLTICSGVKIEGPLHLEILKESWLELVKRHPSLCSEFKACDEAKNFKDYKLKVYINPILPKIEVRDMRDLTEEVRNETIKKTIEELINKPFDIFKYPLHKFMIIQINNTQYELILANNHLVSDGLGNQQILREILEIYSARLQGVNSNLPGILNVSDYNKVVSEINNFNDSKENKNLENYIQTYGKTKYRFNPFSKNNIENEFAQIKIQKYWISETVTNLLLDKSKAWRVSLFSLIVTSYLKSIAQLNEGSNQTILNLPTGGKVYPNIDATGLIGCFAQNMSLSFDLKDSDDNWETLVMKVDEEIKDNISSGIDRAQTFITAQMAKEQDMLEHGKMPKTTAAIVRSTLKSNLYLSFVGNTKIKERYGDLKIIDYEAYTSTNVETIDNLIELFQNQILITSNYDSLHFSEDNINILINKFIDNLNSLAECKIVVKDKILSSKISQDKILLEELETIAQEVCCTNICSDDIHKDLEADFGVDSLQLIRIITKISKKHVGVDKNSLFGCRNLSEMALIIERDVRVNETKEDLKENYSEDKEQIPYIQIVKQCKLTPDAAAIMYNNETMTYRELDTISNKVANYLQTQKIKSGSFVGIMAFPGPIMLIGMIGIMKAGAAYVPVDPAYPTDRVQFILNSAGIEVLLTENSLKDQLSKLIKDDSSIKTLVYLDYADTISTTYKYNQVLKEQWINGSGNAPKFESMPDDLMTVLYTSGSTGNPKGVMLAHRGYMNRLKWHQDTFKLKIGERVAQKTSCCFDISVWELFWPLMYGGTVCPIRSETVKNPWGLAKWLIDTKINIMHFVPSLFGEFVNAIHDDDYNFNDLRWLIFSGEALPMPILQKWIDKRGMSIGLANLYGPTEASIDVTCHIIDKRPGSNGENSIPIGKPITNVFIKNLDKNMKELPDGEIGELWIGGIQIAKGYKNNKHKTEEAFKPNPFKDVPGEYLYRTGDLTSRGADGSYDYLGRIDNQVKIRGFRVELGEIESVLGGHSCVDEAAVIAMDYIDGQKQLIAWLCGNEVTDSELKECISKKLPYYMIPHHFEWINVLPKTPNGKLDRKALIELSQRKLKGKDTNELAVNEISLSPAQNWLMSYFDYPYQWTGYTRFLYKQPLDYTLFNRALSIVTNSRDALRSVLVDKDGKWLQKFLPQDQMVEADFYDGSHMNNEERNNEVKNLIDIIILGLKVDKWPLWKVVVIKVNDSLYDISVIGHHLISDVTTNQLLFKDIWKIYEQLILGNKKVKLENSKSYKDFVLQVNEEKRNKCMEFVDYYKKQFPSEAYSFKIPTDFNLGNNTEESTITKKFKLDKAETKILLTTAKQCFEANVYPIILASLYRMLQKLYNKSWIVVSHRMNGRDLGNNNTFFETAGNFAINYPLGISIGDNEDWYETVQKIKNGMESVPLKGISYDLVSDSLPAHLYPDLKLTSLRANYLGNRDIPEYNVFEFSTDGVDRRYSHPKQKRISSIEFFFSIVGGELNLEIEYSKNMYSASTIMQLGNQYIKATNEMFSYTNNRESLQEHKTLKPLSLIKENKKHGSLFGKVAIITGGGRGIGRTIAIEMAKEDAQIAIISRTSSELEETTLEIQTIGGKVISIRADISDYNAVSDAVNKVISVFGKIDILVNNAGITKMDSFTDTKEDEWKRIVEVNLFGSFNLCHLVIPHFVKQKSGKIINLGSDSSFIGYPLMSAYTASKHAILGLTRSLAEEFKMSNIQVNSICPAFVDTDMAPGAFRKNAMPPEKISDLAIFLASNKSDYITGEAIKIFGKQDMYWFGSQQTPAVKAALNKK